One Thermogemmatispora onikobensis DNA window includes the following coding sequences:
- a CDS encoding DUF2357 domain-containing protein, giving the protein MATPASGVDGAWLTINGQPLSFAPDNDNAALNLSEYRVCYIKVTSSAPHPISIVIDEVPLHTEHYGLWQWRPEHYAGLYRLTVHAPGVAPRTAWLRVFPQKLTQRLYEQMKSELAALSLDLWFRLLSPAVERAAFGRRLEETSPVHDYKQIRGLVEKLGPVLLQIRRRPHSRLQPAARSGDWQAVARLSGEAQPLPGPCLELPALRRPYGHVRYLPQEWQLQESQLSYDVYENRLLKHFLQRQLPARLSLIEERAKAEAERRAALYQRYHNEEDRALLERLRRVIAECQQMRQRCLFWSSEPFLKTVQAAALPGKATQVLLKHPAYSRFFQLYLQFQQRLMVVNTERYVNELGQRKVSELYEMWSVFTITHLAVELLEERGYRLVSNTTFYEVEKRYFEFEVRKNVASIALVKGDREVVFKYEPYYPHASTVGTDPALVSTLSSGGPLTPDMAIEVYRQGEPWRVLVFDAKYRWQRSPSGQYYAKEQDINKMLSYRINIRYQYLRRTSGNVQLQRKRIVTSASILYPGTELQEEDDGHIRAFPLIPGQAERRVAAIRARLNELLTAAQL; this is encoded by the coding sequence ATGGCTACACCAGCTTCTGGCGTTGATGGCGCCTGGCTGACGATCAACGGTCAGCCCCTCAGCTTTGCCCCCGACAATGACAATGCAGCGCTCAATCTCTCTGAATATCGTGTCTGTTACATCAAGGTGACGTCCTCAGCGCCGCACCCCATCAGCATTGTGATCGACGAGGTGCCGTTACACACCGAGCATTATGGCCTCTGGCAGTGGCGTCCCGAGCATTACGCTGGCCTCTATCGCCTGACAGTCCACGCTCCCGGCGTTGCGCCGCGCACGGCCTGGCTGCGTGTCTTTCCCCAGAAGCTTACCCAGCGTCTGTATGAGCAGATGAAGAGCGAGCTGGCAGCGCTCTCACTGGATCTGTGGTTTCGCTTGCTCTCTCCCGCCGTTGAGCGGGCCGCCTTTGGGCGCCGCCTGGAGGAGACCTCACCTGTTCATGACTATAAGCAAATTCGTGGCCTGGTGGAGAAGCTAGGTCCCGTGCTGCTGCAGATCCGCCGTCGGCCACATTCCAGGTTGCAGCCGGCGGCGCGCTCTGGCGACTGGCAGGCTGTGGCGCGCTTGAGCGGTGAGGCCCAGCCGCTGCCGGGTCCCTGTCTGGAGCTGCCAGCGCTACGGCGTCCCTATGGGCACGTGCGCTATCTCCCGCAGGAGTGGCAGCTGCAGGAGAGTCAGCTCTCCTACGACGTGTATGAGAATCGCCTGCTCAAGCACTTTTTGCAGCGTCAACTGCCGGCCAGGCTCAGCCTGATCGAGGAGCGGGCCAAGGCCGAGGCCGAACGTCGAGCGGCCCTCTACCAGCGCTACCACAATGAGGAGGACCGCGCTCTGCTAGAGCGTCTACGGCGCGTGATCGCTGAGTGCCAGCAGATGCGACAGCGCTGTCTTTTCTGGAGCAGCGAGCCGTTTCTCAAGACGGTACAGGCAGCAGCCTTGCCCGGCAAAGCCACCCAGGTCCTCTTAAAGCATCCCGCCTACAGCCGCTTCTTTCAGCTCTATCTGCAGTTTCAGCAGCGTCTGATGGTTGTCAACACCGAGCGCTACGTCAACGAGCTGGGCCAGCGTAAAGTGAGCGAACTGTACGAGATGTGGAGCGTTTTTACGATCACCCACCTGGCTGTCGAGCTGCTGGAAGAGCGTGGCTATCGCCTGGTTTCGAATACGACCTTCTACGAGGTCGAGAAGCGCTATTTCGAATTCGAGGTTCGCAAGAACGTGGCCAGTATTGCGCTGGTCAAAGGCGATCGAGAGGTGGTCTTTAAGTACGAGCCGTACTATCCTCATGCCTCAACGGTGGGAACAGACCCGGCGCTGGTCTCGACGCTCTCCAGCGGCGGCCCGCTGACGCCCGATATGGCTATCGAAGTCTATCGCCAGGGCGAGCCGTGGCGTGTGCTGGTATTCGATGCGAAATATCGCTGGCAGCGCTCACCCAGCGGCCAGTACTATGCTAAGGAGCAAGATATCAATAAGATGCTCAGTTATCGCATCAATATCAGATACCAGTATTTGAGGCGTACTTCTGGCAATGTTCAGCTTCAGCGCAAACGGATTGTGACCAGTGCTTCTATCCTCTACCCGGGCACAGAATTGCAAGAGGAGGATGATGGACACATCAGGGCTTTTCCACTCATCCCGGGGCAGGCAGAGCGACGGGTAGCGGCCATTCGGGCCCGGCTTAACGAGTTGCTGACGGCTGCCCAGTTGTGA
- a CDS encoding helix-turn-helix transcriptional regulator, whose product MHQSQDSEGAGPLRQALIRARRARLLTLEEVAEAVGVSKATVCRWERAGDVPQPLHLRKLCQLFALSPAELGFRDEELGLSLPLPAPAPPTSEPLQVEPGPLPSPPAEADALAAARLQCLPLRLLGLVWRWPASDSHYQQLQILLCTELEKDAMNQNELTRRETLRLLALAPIELLGLSQAGPAMKGPALTEDILKQCAAGLAACWQLRRQGELALAEQAVAAYLPTLQALARTAPPKQSQAAAELAAQGFLLRSRLAWHLSTPAQGVAYAQQAEAFSSIAGNLALQVTALGRQATSHYYGHRYKQALEASQRARYLLEERDRRDRQKEASVAQPASDPVAPIFYTRCYGELAIDLAATTAQKDEALRFLKQAYEAFFAQTEPVPTWVDFILSDLLLDDAYMHRELGLSQEALAACEQIEQHYQQGTVTPLGRAEALLLAVLIEASRDDQPRRLDWCLEKWQAGLAGARQLQSQQRLAEARQAYIALCAAFPGEQRLRELRELLTLT is encoded by the coding sequence ATGCACCAGAGCCAGGACTCAGAGGGAGCAGGCCCGCTCCGCCAGGCCCTGATCCGTGCGCGCCGTGCCCGCCTGCTCACTCTCGAAGAAGTCGCCGAGGCCGTCGGCGTCAGCAAGGCCACCGTCTGCCGCTGGGAGCGCGCCGGCGATGTCCCCCAGCCCCTGCACCTGCGCAAGCTCTGCCAGCTCTTCGCGCTCTCCCCCGCCGAGCTGGGCTTCCGCGATGAGGAGCTGGGCCTCTCCCTGCCCCTGCCCGCTCCGGCCCCTCCCACCAGCGAGCCTCTCCAGGTCGAGCCGGGGCCGCTTCCTTCTCCTCCTGCCGAGGCCGACGCCCTGGCCGCTGCCCGCCTGCAGTGCCTGCCCCTGCGGCTGCTGGGCCTCGTCTGGCGCTGGCCCGCCAGCGACTCCCACTATCAGCAGCTCCAGATCCTCTTATGCACCGAACTGGAGAAGGACGCTATGAACCAGAACGAGTTAACCCGGCGCGAGACGCTGCGCCTGCTCGCCCTGGCGCCGATTGAATTGTTGGGTCTGTCACAGGCCGGCCCTGCTATGAAGGGGCCGGCCCTCACCGAAGATATCTTGAAGCAGTGTGCCGCCGGCCTGGCCGCCTGCTGGCAGTTGCGTCGGCAGGGCGAGCTGGCCTTAGCTGAACAGGCGGTTGCCGCCTATCTGCCCACCCTGCAGGCTCTGGCCAGAACCGCCCCACCCAAACAGAGTCAGGCCGCCGCCGAGCTAGCAGCCCAGGGCTTCCTGTTGCGTTCACGGCTGGCCTGGCACCTGAGCACCCCAGCCCAGGGAGTGGCTTATGCCCAGCAGGCCGAAGCGTTCAGCAGCATAGCCGGCAACCTTGCACTGCAAGTAACAGCACTCGGGCGTCAAGCCACCTCTCATTACTATGGCCATCGCTACAAGCAAGCGTTGGAGGCTTCACAACGGGCACGGTATTTACTCGAGGAGCGAGATCGACGCGACCGGCAGAAGGAGGCTTCAGTCGCTCAGCCTGCCAGTGATCCAGTGGCTCCTATTTTCTATACCCGCTGCTATGGAGAATTAGCCATAGATCTTGCAGCAACAACCGCGCAAAAAGATGAAGCCCTTCGCTTTCTGAAGCAGGCATATGAGGCATTCTTTGCCCAGACAGAACCAGTTCCCACATGGGTAGACTTTATTTTGAGCGATCTGCTGCTCGACGATGCCTACATGCATAGGGAGTTAGGTTTGTCGCAGGAAGCATTAGCAGCCTGCGAGCAGATCGAGCAGCACTATCAACAGGGAACGGTGACGCCTCTTGGCCGCGCGGAAGCCCTCTTGCTGGCCGTCCTGATCGAAGCCAGCCGCGACGACCAGCCACGCCGGCTCGACTGGTGCCTGGAGAAATGGCAGGCCGGCCTCGCCGGCGCCAGGCAGCTCCAGAGCCAGCAGCGCCTAGCCGAGGCTCGCCAGGCCTACATCGCCCTCTGCGCCGCCTTCCCCGGCGAGCAGCGCCTGCGCGAGCTGCGCGAGCTGCTCACCCTCACCTGA
- a CDS encoding McrB family protein, whose amino-acid sequence MARYFLLSLPRTSSYLQAITAGQARLTIQLTPPPSLQVGDRCLVAQQGSSPGVLPVVLSVISVNSPAQTATLAVTERYNHPADLDALNGTTYQTSSQSRPPRKALVAEEAPQYDYSPIFLFPLSKADWEAITGSMGGSRLEEQALLKHIHSYISARGYYFDQETLYNYHICLKTRPFVILAGLSGTGKSKLTQLYAEALGVPRERYLRLAVRPNWNDDRYLLGYFNTLSGSYISEPALDFLLEASEHEQELYFFCLDEMNLAHVEYYFSQFLSAFEEERPADRRITLVSRRLYEELKGQGQPLTVPAELQLAPNLLFTGTVNVDETTQPISDKVLDRANTIEFFSIDLDKIPQPTVPPDPVPLSALTWQSYKAQQPDTRYRELLQAINAILNRVEIGIGYRVVREIELYLANSAGLLEPEVALDLQIKQRILPRVRGTEVIEGVLDELLALTRDQRLPRSHQRLGEMKSRLKRDGYTSFWR is encoded by the coding sequence ATGGCCAGGTACTTCCTGCTTTCTTTGCCCAGGACAAGTAGCTATCTGCAGGCCATCACAGCCGGGCAGGCGCGCTTGACGATCCAGCTGACTCCACCTCCCAGCCTGCAGGTTGGCGATCGCTGCCTGGTGGCGCAGCAAGGTTCCTCACCGGGCGTGCTGCCTGTGGTCCTGAGCGTCATCTCCGTCAACAGCCCCGCGCAGACGGCCACGCTCGCCGTGACAGAACGCTATAACCACCCCGCTGACCTTGACGCATTGAACGGCACTACCTACCAGACCAGCTCACAGAGCAGACCGCCCCGGAAGGCGTTAGTAGCGGAAGAAGCGCCGCAATACGATTACAGTCCTATTTTTCTCTTTCCATTATCAAAAGCAGATTGGGAGGCTATTACTGGATCGATGGGAGGATCAAGACTAGAAGAGCAGGCTCTGCTCAAGCATATCCACAGCTATATCTCGGCGCGAGGCTACTACTTCGATCAGGAAACGCTCTATAACTATCACATCTGCCTGAAGACGCGCCCTTTCGTGATCCTCGCCGGTCTTTCGGGGACGGGCAAATCGAAGCTGACGCAGCTCTATGCGGAGGCCCTGGGGGTACCGCGCGAGCGCTATCTACGGCTGGCCGTGCGCCCCAACTGGAACGATGACCGCTACTTGCTTGGGTATTTCAATACCTTGAGCGGCAGCTATATCAGTGAGCCGGCCCTTGACTTCCTGCTGGAGGCCAGTGAACACGAGCAGGAGCTCTATTTCTTCTGTCTGGATGAGATGAACCTGGCGCATGTCGAATACTACTTTTCGCAATTTCTCAGCGCCTTTGAAGAGGAGCGTCCCGCCGACCGACGCATCACCCTGGTCAGCCGGCGCCTCTACGAGGAGCTGAAGGGGCAGGGGCAGCCGCTGACGGTACCGGCAGAGCTGCAACTGGCGCCCAACTTGCTCTTTACTGGCACTGTCAACGTCGATGAGACCACCCAGCCCATCAGCGATAAGGTGCTGGACCGCGCCAACACCATCGAATTTTTCTCGATCGATCTGGACAAGATTCCGCAGCCCACGGTCCCGCCGGACCCCGTGCCGCTCTCAGCCCTCACCTGGCAGAGCTACAAAGCTCAGCAGCCGGACACCCGCTATCGTGAGCTGCTGCAGGCGATCAATGCCATTCTCAACCGAGTTGAGATCGGCATAGGCTACCGTGTTGTCCGTGAGATCGAGCTGTACCTGGCCAACAGCGCTGGTTTGTTGGAGCCAGAGGTGGCGCTGGATCTGCAGATCAAGCAGCGCATTTTGCCGCGCGTGCGGGGAACAGAGGTTATCGAGGGGGTGCTGGATGAGTTGCTGGCTCTGACGCGCGATCAGCGGTTGCCGCGCTCCCACCAGCGTTTGGGGGAGATGAAAAGCAGGTTGAAACGCGATGGCTACACCAGCTTCTGGCGTTGA